The following proteins come from a genomic window of Montipora foliosa isolate CH-2021 chromosome 2, ASM3666993v2, whole genome shotgun sequence:
- the LOC137991000 gene encoding melanocortin receptor 4-like has protein sequence MNMTVSEFCEHYLEIRLHLVYHHRAFMIAICALNLVFSLVAVLGNILIIRALLKASSIPTNLKTLFCSLAFSDLAVGLFAQLSNSAITTVILIMKVDGNNNLEFFCPIILSVYFFFTFFLTCASLLTITAITVDRLLWVILHLRYHELVTTRRVAVLLVLLWVISIAAAFTVISFPKHSEMVNIVMACIAVLFTSCAYARIYKVVRHHRIQIRCELQQTSDHSVRAGLLQQQRNALDTFIVYVVFVVCYLPVVFVSIISLVNSSFAVGVYHQTAIFLIFLNSSLNPILYCWRYREIRQNVSSAMHKTLFCFSSGH, from the coding sequence ATGAACATGACCGTTTCGGAGTTTTGTGAGCACTATTTGGAGATAAGATTGCACCTTGTTTATCATCACAGAGCATTCATGATCGCAATTTGTGCTTTAAACTTAGTTTTCTCGCTCGTAGCAGTCCTTGGAAATATTCTCATAATCCGAGCTCTGTTGAAGGCCTCGTCGATTCCGACAAATTTAAAGACGTTATTCTGTAGCCTCGCTTTTTCAGATCTGGCAGTGGGATTGTTCGCGCAACTGTCGAATTCTGCTATAACGACAGTTATTTTAATCATGAAAGTAGATGGAAATAACAACTTGGAATTCTTCTGCCCAATAATTTTATctgtctattttttctttactttcttccTCACCTGTGCATCGCTACTTACTATTACAGCTATCACTGTGGACAGATTGCTTTGGGTTATCCTCCATTTGCGATATCATGAACTTGTCACGACAAGGCGAGTTGCAGTACTTTTGGTGTTATTGTGGGTGATAAGCATCGCTGCTGCATTCACAGTCATTTCATTTCCAAAACACTCTGAGATGGTAAATATTGTTATGGCATGCATTGCAGTCCTTTTTACGTCTTGCGCATATGCAAGAATTTACAAAGTTGTGAGGCACCATAGGATCCAAATTCGCTGCGAGCTTCAACAAACAAGTGATCATTCAGTGAGAGCGGGCCTTCTACAACAACAGAGAAACGCTTTAGATACTTTCATCgtttatgttgtttttgttgtctgtTATCTTCCTGTCGTTTTTGTAAGCATAATCTCGCTGGTCAACAGTAGTTTTGCAGTCGGCGTGTATCATCAAACCGCAATTTTCCTCATTTTTCTTAATTCATCGCTAAACCCCATCCTGTACTGTTGGCGATATAGAGAAATACGACAAAATGTCTCAAGCGCAATGCACAAAACACTGTTTTGCTTCTCTTCAGGCCATTAA